Proteins encoded together in one Candidatus Nitrosocaldus cavascurensis window:
- the erpA gene encoding iron-sulfur cluster insertion protein ErpA codes for MEKSIQRLIVLTPKAAEKVKEFMKQEGRDDLYLRVYVAGGGCAGLSYGMGFEEKPSEDDIILEEHGVKILVDSYSSNYLKGSEIDYIESLMGAGFKINNPNVVRSCACGHSFSTE; via the coding sequence ATGGAGAAGAGTATTCAAAGGCTGATAGTATTAACACCAAAGGCTGCAGAGAAGGTTAAAGAGTTCATGAAGCAGGAGGGTAGGGATGATCTATACCTTAGGGTATATGTTGCTGGTGGTGGTTGTGCTGGTCTCTCATATGGTATGGGCTTTGAGGAGAAACCTTCAGAGGATGATATAATCTTGGAGGAGCATGGTGTTAAGATACTTGTAGACTCTTACAGCTCCAACTACCTTAAGGGTAGCGAGATAGACTATATAGAGAGCCTCATGGGTGCTGGCTTCAAGATAAACAATCCTAACGTAGTAAGGAGTTGTGCTTGTGGTCACTCATTCAGCACAGAGTAA
- a CDS encoding enoyl-CoA hydratase/isomerase family protein, giving the protein MASSQPTNQQQQQQYILVEKRDDGIAIVRINRQEKLNAMNLDVIAQLSSAMDNLASDEQVKAVIVTGTGEKAFSAGADIEYMSKISPLEAEEYARRGHAAMSKIENLNKPVIAAVNGYALGGGCELALACDIRIASKNAVLAQPEVGLGICPGWGGTQRLARIVGVARAKELIFTGRRVNAEEALSIGLVNKVVELPQLLDESIAMAKEIAKNSTLAVRVSKMLINRGVESDINTGLALELWGWSLCFTHPDRVERMNRFLQKR; this is encoded by the coding sequence ATGGCATCATCACAGCCAACAAATCAGCAGCAACAGCAACAGTACATACTTGTAGAGAAGAGGGATGATGGTATAGCAATAGTAAGGATAAATAGGCAGGAGAAGTTGAATGCAATGAACCTAGATGTTATAGCACAGTTGAGCAGTGCAATGGATAACCTTGCAAGTGATGAGCAGGTAAAGGCTGTTATAGTAACTGGTACAGGGGAGAAGGCATTCTCTGCTGGCGCAGATATAGAGTATATGAGCAAGATATCTCCTCTAGAGGCTGAGGAGTATGCTAGGAGAGGACATGCAGCGATGAGCAAGATAGAGAACCTTAACAAGCCAGTGATAGCAGCAGTTAATGGTTATGCTCTAGGAGGAGGATGCGAGCTTGCTTTAGCATGTGATATAAGGATAGCAAGCAAGAATGCTGTGCTAGCGCAGCCAGAGGTTGGGCTAGGGATATGTCCAGGATGGGGAGGTACACAAAGGCTAGCAAGGATAGTTGGGGTAGCAAGAGCAAAGGAACTTATATTCACTGGCAGAAGGGTTAATGCTGAAGAGGCGTTAAGTATAGGGTTGGTTAACAAGGTTGTAGAGTTGCCTCAACTCCTTGATGAGTCTATTGCAATGGCAAAGGAGATAGCAAAGAACAGTACTCTAGCAGTGAGGGTATCAAAGATGCTTATAAACAGAGGGGTAGAGAGCGATATAAACACTGGTCTTGCACTTGAACTATGGGGTTGGAGCCTCTGCTTCACACACCCAGATAGAGTAGAGAGGATGAACAGGTTCCTGCAGAAGAGGTAG
- a CDS encoding asparagine synthase-related protein: MYPAGSNDTYHTICSRLMEILKSSIYRHVSSTSIPSASKAVLLSGGLDSSIIAALASSIDKAKDVIAICVGHEGSQDIKYARMVAERLRMRLLIKSISMDEMLSIAREVIRVMHSFDPMEVRNSIVLYAAMKELREYGLRHVITGDGCDEIFAGYSYMLSMSYEQLEHELARLERIMHFSSIAIAEDLGMSVSLPYLDVLDYAKSIPVRLKVNEYEGKRYGKFILRLCFEHLLGKDIAWRVKMPMEQGANTSILSSYLASMVGDEYLARRSKDYLDGDRVRIRSKEHLYYYEIYRAMFGAPYLMDCGSSRDRARCSECSACISNDARFCRVCGAFPITPIPV, from the coding sequence ATGTATCCAGCAGGTTCCAATGATACATATCATACCATATGCAGCAGGTTGATGGAGATACTCAAGAGCAGCATATACAGACATGTTAGCAGTACTAGCATCCCATCTGCCAGTAAAGCAGTGCTGTTATCTGGAGGCTTGGATAGTAGCATAATTGCTGCACTAGCATCAAGTATTGATAAGGCTAAGGATGTAATCGCTATATGTGTAGGCCATGAAGGTTCTCAAGATATCAAGTATGCTAGAATGGTTGCAGAGAGGTTAAGGATGAGGTTACTCATCAAGTCTATAAGCATGGATGAGATGCTTAGTATAGCAAGAGAGGTTATAAGAGTTATGCACTCATTCGACCCAATGGAGGTTAGGAACTCCATAGTGCTATACGCTGCAATGAAGGAGTTAAGAGAATATGGCTTAAGGCATGTAATAACAGGCGATGGGTGCGATGAGATATTCGCTGGTTACTCATACATGCTTAGCATGAGTTATGAGCAGTTGGAGCATGAACTTGCAAGGCTTGAGAGGATAATGCACTTCTCTTCCATAGCAATAGCAGAAGATCTTGGCATGAGTGTATCCTTACCATATCTAGATGTATTAGATTATGCTAAGAGCATACCAGTGAGGCTAAAGGTTAATGAGTATGAGGGTAAGAGGTATGGCAAGTTCATACTACGGTTATGTTTTGAGCATCTTCTAGGCAAGGATATAGCATGGAGGGTAAAGATGCCAATGGAGCAGGGAGCAAATACAAGCATATTAAGCAGTTATCTTGCCTCCATGGTTGGCGATGAGTACCTTGCAAGGAGGAGCAAGGATTACCTTGATGGTGATAGGGTTAGGATAAGGAGCAAGGAGCATCTCTACTACTATGAGATATATAGAGCGATGTTTGGTGCACCATACCTGATGGATTGTGGAAGCAGTAGAGATAGGGCAAGGTGTAGTGAGTGCAGTGCATGCATAAGCAATGATGCAAGGTTCTGTAGAGTATGTGGTGCATTCCCCATAACACCTATACCAGTGTAA
- a CDS encoding transcriptional regulator has product MLLPSEIESRSLIPAIRAIISRRLVNEYNMKEEDVAKLLGITQAAVSNYIRGTRGDAELAKRLMSEPTVVRRIDEISNELATNRAFMPSTMAKYIGLLNYIRHSLLICDIHHAIEKSIDKDICKACEDTLREGLRA; this is encoded by the coding sequence GTGCTACTCCCTTCAGAGATAGAGTCGAGATCGCTGATCCCCGCAATAAGGGCAATAATATCTAGGAGGCTTGTTAATGAGTACAATATGAAGGAAGAGGATGTTGCAAAGCTCCTAGGGATAACTCAGGCTGCAGTGAGCAACTATATAAGGGGTACGAGAGGGGATGCTGAACTTGCAAAGAGGCTCATGAGTGAGCCTACAGTAGTTAGGAGGATAGATGAGATAAGTAATGAACTTGCCACTAACAGAGCATTCATGCCATCTACAATGGCAAAGTACATAGGCCTACTCAACTACATAAGGCATAGCCTGCTAATATGCGATATACATCATGCTATAGAGAAGAGCATAGATAAGGATATATGCAAGGCATGTGAGGATACGTTAAGAGAAGGGCTGAGAGCCTGA
- a CDS encoding TIGR00304 family membrane protein → MVMDARLLVFIGFALVLIGMIIVAFAMLRRAGSLQGRSMGFILLGPIPIVWQGSRSLLLIVPIALLIAIIFFIMVSMR, encoded by the coding sequence ATGGTTATGGATGCAAGGCTGTTGGTGTTTATTGGCTTTGCATTGGTACTAATAGGCATGATCATCGTAGCATTTGCCATGCTTCGTAGGGCAGGTTCATTACAGGGAAGATCTATGGGGTTCATACTTCTAGGACCAATACCAATAGTCTGGCAGGGTTCTAGGTCTCTACTACTCATAGTACCAATAGCACTACTCATAGCAATCATCTTCTTCATCATGGTGAGTATGAGATGA
- a CDS encoding ribosomal L7Ae/L30e/S12e/Gadd45 family protein — translation MSKLIAKIVRNAMASNSCRIGSREVLKDINNAKLIICSRSVSRDVVERLRSNGNSSAYIYNIDKNSMELGRLCGKPFRISIISVMDVSKEDLDALIAEANTQGR, via the coding sequence ATGAGCAAGCTAATAGCAAAGATAGTTAGAAATGCAATGGCAAGCAATTCGTGCAGGATAGGTAGCAGGGAGGTGCTGAAGGATATAAACAATGCCAAACTCATCATATGCTCCAGATCAGTAAGCAGAGATGTGGTTGAGAGGTTAAGGAGTAATGGAAACAGTTCAGCATACATCTACAATATAGATAAGAACTCTATGGAGTTGGGGAGGCTCTGTGGCAAACCGTTCAGGATATCCATTATATCGGTTATGGATGTAAGCAAGGAGGATCTAGATGCTCTAATTGCTGAGGCTAATACACAGGGCAGGTAA
- a CDS encoding DNA-directed RNA polymerase subunit A', whose translation MSVAAEEVTKVIAGIKFAVWSPSEIRKYSVAEITAPETYDEDGLPVQGGLMDSRLGILEPGQKCATCGNTSARCPGHFGHIELAEPVLHISFVDDIHLLLQVTCRGCSRLKLSSDEIAEYKARLNSGEIHTQLVVERIKDELIEKAKKAKTCPHCGKEQYEIVFVKPTTFYEKTENGEENRLLPIAIRDRLINIPDDDLRLLGYNPETARPEWFVLQVLPVAPVTVRPSIILETGMRSEDDLTHKLVDIIRVNQRLKESKEAGTPPLIVQDLVDLLQYHVTTYFDNEVSGIPQAHHRSGRPLKTLSQRLKGKEGRFRGSLSGKRVDFAGRTVISPDPNLDISEVGVPEEIAKKLTIPEVVSPWNIDRLRALIMNGPNKHPGANYIIRPDGVKIRLDYVADRSTLAESLAPGFIVERHLMDGDIVIFNRQPSLHRISIMAHLVKVLPYRTFRLHPSVCPPYNADFDGDEMNLHVPQSVEARAEAKILMQVHDQLISPRYGGPIIGGIRDFITAAYLLTKDDTVLSREEFVNLAFIGGIKHDLSALIGNSDGSRYTGKQLFSLLLPKDFNYTLISKWMKSAKTSKQPDVIIKNGMLLSGVIDKASIGAEEPDSILHRLAKDYGTSFARSFLNSLFRILTHFITHYGFSYGYDDLLLPEDARKEIDNIIKSAYEKVYDLIRQYREGTLQPIRGLSPEETLELQIVNELSRARDRAGRTADRSLPDSNAGVIMASTGARGSTLNIGQMTAILGQQSIRGKRIERGYQRRALPHFLPDDINPDAKGFVKSNFRDGLNPLEFFFHAMGGREGLVDTAVRTQQSGYLQRRLINAMEHLRIEYDHTVRDSFGNVVQFVYGEDSIDPAKSDHGSAVNIERLVNAQALIEEGEKEKASDEEIGRIVDGYASMLNPSIVDMLKHELMKVRLSRDGVEKVCKHVVELFEKARAEPGEAIGIVAAQSIGEPGTQMTLRTFHFAGIKERNVTLGLPRLIELLDARKKPETPTMDIYLLPEYARSRESALQVARNILFTKLNDLVESAEVDVDGALHLVLDSRKMEERGCDIDTIVNALKSSKKKLNVSVDGSSMITIRPPAGADARTMNTLKGKILNTKIKGIPEIERVTVVKQGDEWVIQTAGSNLQKVLDVDGVDPTRTTTNNIYEIANVLGIEAARTALVKEIMNTLEEQGLEVDIRHIMLVADVMTSKGMLQQIGRHGVAGTKTSVLARAAFEITVPTIAEAALKGEIEPLKGVTENVIVGSTVPVGTGMVDLYMKVGNGSASVASSDAEGG comes from the coding sequence ATGAGTGTTGCAGCAGAGGAGGTTACAAAGGTTATAGCAGGTATAAAGTTTGCTGTATGGTCACCAAGCGAGATAAGAAAGTACTCTGTAGCAGAGATAACAGCACCAGAGACATATGATGAGGATGGATTGCCAGTGCAGGGAGGACTCATGGATAGCAGGTTAGGCATACTTGAGCCTGGTCAGAAGTGTGCTACATGTGGTAATACATCTGCTAGATGTCCAGGGCACTTTGGGCATATAGAGTTGGCTGAACCAGTACTCCACATATCGTTTGTTGATGATATCCATCTCTTGCTTCAGGTTACATGCAGAGGATGCTCTAGGCTCAAACTATCATCTGATGAGATTGCTGAGTACAAGGCAAGGTTGAACAGTGGGGAGATACATACACAGTTGGTCGTTGAGAGGATAAAGGATGAACTCATAGAGAAGGCCAAGAAGGCAAAGACATGCCCTCACTGTGGCAAGGAGCAGTATGAGATAGTCTTTGTAAAGCCAACAACATTCTACGAGAAGACTGAGAATGGGGAGGAGAATAGGCTACTCCCTATAGCGATAAGGGATAGGCTTATCAATATACCTGATGATGATCTAAGGCTTCTAGGCTACAACCCAGAGACTGCAAGACCAGAGTGGTTCGTCCTCCAAGTTCTACCAGTGGCACCTGTTACAGTCAGACCATCAATAATACTTGAGACTGGTATGAGGTCTGAGGATGATCTTACGCACAAGCTGGTTGATATAATAAGGGTTAACCAGAGGCTTAAGGAGAGTAAGGAGGCAGGTACACCACCACTAATAGTGCAGGATCTTGTTGATCTACTCCAGTACCATGTAACAACATACTTCGATAACGAGGTATCTGGCATACCACAAGCCCATCATAGATCTGGGAGGCCATTGAAGACCCTCTCGCAGAGGCTTAAGGGTAAGGAGGGGAGGTTCAGAGGCAGTCTATCAGGCAAGAGGGTTGACTTTGCTGGAAGGACTGTCATCTCACCAGATCCAAACCTTGATATATCAGAGGTTGGTGTGCCAGAGGAGATAGCAAAGAAGTTAACTATACCTGAGGTTGTATCCCCATGGAATATTGATAGGCTTAGAGCATTGATAATGAATGGGCCAAACAAGCATCCTGGAGCAAACTACATAATTAGGCCTGATGGTGTGAAGATAAGGCTTGATTATGTAGCAGATAGAAGCACACTTGCAGAGTCTTTAGCCCCAGGGTTCATAGTTGAGAGGCATCTCATGGATGGTGATATAGTGATATTCAACAGGCAGCCATCACTGCACAGGATATCCATAATGGCCCATCTGGTCAAGGTATTGCCATACAGAACATTCAGGCTACACCCATCTGTATGCCCGCCATACAATGCTGACTTTGATGGTGATGAGATGAACCTCCATGTCCCTCAGAGCGTTGAGGCTAGGGCAGAGGCAAAGATACTCATGCAGGTTCATGATCAGTTGATATCCCCTAGGTATGGAGGCCCCATAATAGGAGGAATAAGGGACTTCATAACAGCAGCGTACCTACTCACAAAGGATGATACAGTGCTAAGCAGGGAGGAGTTTGTTAATCTAGCATTCATAGGAGGTATAAAGCATGACCTCTCAGCACTAATAGGCAATAGTGATGGTAGTAGGTATACTGGTAAGCAGCTGTTCTCCCTCCTCCTACCAAAGGACTTCAACTACACCTTGATATCAAAGTGGATGAAGAGTGCAAAGACAAGCAAGCAGCCAGATGTGATAATAAAGAATGGCATGTTGCTTAGTGGTGTTATAGACAAGGCATCAATAGGAGCAGAGGAGCCAGACAGCATACTGCATAGATTAGCCAAAGACTATGGTACATCATTTGCAAGGTCCTTCCTTAACTCACTCTTCAGGATACTAACCCACTTCATAACACACTATGGCTTCAGTTACGGCTACGATGATCTCCTGCTACCTGAGGATGCAAGGAAGGAGATAGATAACATAATAAAGAGTGCGTATGAGAAGGTTTATGATCTTATAAGGCAGTATAGAGAAGGTACACTCCAGCCCATAAGAGGATTATCGCCAGAGGAGACACTAGAACTGCAGATAGTAAATGAACTCTCTAGGGCAAGGGATAGAGCAGGTAGAACAGCAGATAGATCGCTCCCAGATAGCAATGCTGGGGTTATAATGGCAAGTACTGGGGCTAGAGGCTCAACACTCAACATAGGGCAGATGACTGCAATACTTGGTCAGCAGTCAATAAGAGGGAAGAGGATAGAGAGAGGGTATCAGAGGAGAGCATTACCCCACTTCCTTCCAGATGATATAAATCCTGATGCAAAGGGCTTTGTAAAGTCAAACTTCAGGGATGGGTTGAATCCATTGGAGTTCTTCTTCCATGCAATGGGAGGTAGGGAAGGGCTTGTTGATACTGCTGTAAGGACGCAGCAGAGCGGGTATCTGCAGAGGAGGCTAATAAATGCAATGGAGCATCTAAGGATAGAGTACGATCATACAGTTAGGGACTCATTTGGCAATGTAGTGCAGTTTGTGTATGGAGAGGATAGTATAGACCCAGCAAAGAGTGACCATGGTAGTGCTGTTAACATAGAGAGGCTTGTTAATGCACAGGCACTTATAGAGGAAGGAGAGAAGGAGAAGGCAAGTGATGAGGAGATAGGTAGAATAGTTGATGGATATGCTAGCATGCTCAACCCAAGCATAGTGGATATGCTTAAGCATGAGTTGATGAAGGTTAGACTAAGCAGGGATGGAGTAGAGAAGGTATGCAAACATGTTGTAGAACTCTTTGAGAAGGCTAGGGCAGAACCAGGAGAGGCTATAGGTATAGTTGCTGCACAATCAATAGGAGAGCCTGGTACACAGATGACCCTTAGGACATTCCACTTTGCTGGTATAAAGGAGAGGAATGTAACCCTAGGATTGCCAAGGCTCATAGAGTTGTTAGATGCAAGGAAGAAGCCAGAGACACCAACCATGGACATATACCTATTGCCAGAATATGCAAGGTCAAGGGAGAGTGCACTTCAAGTAGCAAGGAACATACTCTTCACAAAGCTCAACGATCTTGTTGAGAGCGCTGAGGTTGATGTTGATGGTGCACTCCATCTAGTTCTTGATTCAAGGAAGATGGAGGAGAGAGGGTGCGATATTGATACCATAGTTAATGCACTCAAGTCATCCAAGAAGAAGCTTAACGTTAGTGTTGATGGTAGCAGTATGATAACTATAAGACCCCCTGCAGGAGCAGATGCTAGAACTATGAACACACTCAAGGGAAAGATACTGAACACAAAGATAAAGGGCATACCTGAGATAGAGCGTGTAACTGTAGTTAAGCAGGGCGATGAGTGGGTTATACAGACTGCAGGCTCAAACCTGCAGAAGGTCCTTGATGTTGATGGAGTTGATCCTACTAGAACAACAACAAACAACATATATGAGATAGCAAACGTGCTTGGCATAGAGGCTGCTAGGACAGCACTTGTAAAGGAGATAATGAATACACTGGAGGAGCAGGGTCTGGAGGTTGATATAAGGCATATAATGCTTGTTGCTGATGTAATGACAAGCAAGGGGATGCTCCAGCAGATAGGTAGGCATGGTGTTGCTGGAACCAAGACTAGTGTACTTGCAAGGGCAGCATTCGAGATAACGGTTCCAACTATAGCAGAGGCAGCACTCAAAGGGGAGATAGAACCCCTTAAGGGTGTTACAGAGAATGTTATAGTTGGTTCAACTGTGCCTGTAGGTACTGGCATGGTTGATCTGTACATGAAGGTTGGTAATGGTTCAGCCTCAGTAGCATCCTCAGATGCAGAAGGTGGTTAG